In Bradyrhizobium guangdongense, the sequence CCTCGCCGTTGAGATGGTGCACGGCGGGATGGCGGTCATAGCCGAGCGTGACGTTGCGGAATGCGAGTTGAGCCATGCTCACCTCATCGCCAGGAAGACGATGCCCCAGAGCACGGCGCAGACGGCCAATGCGGCCGCGAGGCGCCCGGCCATGGTCATCCGCAGGATCGACCAGGGCGCGTCCTGGGCCGGATGTGGCGAAGCCGCATCGTGGACATGGGCATGGGTATGGTCGTGCCCGTGCGAATGGCCATGGTCGTGGGAATGGCCATGAGCATGGCCGGGATGATGGGTATGGGACGCGGCGGGAACCATGCCAAAGACGTTATATTATAACATTACGTCTGTCCACGGCCGGCTCAGGGGCGTCTCCGTGTGAGGGAGCGCCCCCTCACCCGACTTGCGCCGGACGATGCTTCGCATCGCCGGGGGCAAATCGACCTCTCCCTGCTGGGGAGAGGTGAACCGCCCCCTGCCGGCCCACTGCATCAATGAAGTTTCGAAATTCCGCGCGGCAAAAAAGGCGGCCGCGTGAGCGACCGCCTTGTTGTCATTCCGGGGCGCGCGAAGCGCGAGCCCGGAATCCATTTGTCAACGCAGACTGGCGCCCGATGGATTCCGGGCTCGGCGCTGACGCGCCGCCCCGGAATGACCGGGTGAGCGCTCAGGCCTTCTCGAACAGGGACTCGACGTATTCCCAGTTCACGAGGTTCTCGACGAACGCCTTGAGATAGTCGGGACGGCGGTTGCGATAGTCGATGTAGTAGGAGTGCTCCCAGACGTCGCAGCCGAGGATCGGGGTGGCGTCGTGCACCAGCGGATTCTCGCCGTTGGGGGTCTTGGAGATCTCGAGCTTGCCGTTCTTGACCTGGAGCCAGCACCAGCCGGAGCCGAACTGACCGACGCCGGCCGCCTGGAAATCGGTCTTGAACTTCTCGAAGCCGCCGAGGTCCTCGTTGATCTTCTTCTCGAGCTTGCCCGGCAGCTTGGTGCCGCCGCCATTGGGCTTCATCCAGCTCCAGAAATGGATGTGGTTGTAGTGCTGGCCGGCATTGTTGAACACGGCGGGGTTCTTGCCGAACGAGCCCTTGACGATCTCCTCAAGGGACTTGCCTTCCCATTCGGTGCCCTTGAGCGCGTTGTTGCCGTTGGTGACGTAAGCCTGATGATGCTTGTCGTGATGGAATTCCAGGGTTTCCTTCGACATGAACTGGCCGAGGGCATCATAGGCGTAAGGGAGTGGGGGCAGCGTAAAGGTCATGGGTTCTTGTCCGCAACTGGTGGGGAACGGGGCTTAACGGTCACCCCTTATAGAAGGTTCCGGCGCCGCAAAATACCGTCAATTTGCGAAAAGGCGCGATGCGATCGCGTGGATTGATTGCACAAATTCGCCGCAGGCAACCATGTTCACCCTGATGTGCTGCAAAATATCATTGCCTTTGAAGCGGTTATGGCAGAACGGATGCACCACGCAGCCGGGGCCGCCAGGTAGAAGCCATGAGCATCGAGATCGACATCCTCAACGGCGACGCCTCGTGGCGGATCGCTGAGCCGCTCCATCAGGCGGTCTGGGGCCCGGACATGATCGCGGGCAAGCCGTGGGCTCACGTCAAATGGGCCAATGCCGATCTGCGCGTGCTGATCGAGACGCCGGAGGATGGCCTCGTCTGCCATGTCGGCATCTATTTTCGCACCATCACCTGGAATGGACAGAAGCTGCATGTCGGCGGCATCGGCGGCGTCTGCACGCGCGAAGACCGCCGCAATCGCGGCTATGCGACCATGGCGATCGACGCCGCCGTGCACACGATGCGCGCCAACGAGGCGGTTCGCTTTGCGATCCTGTTCTGCGAGCCGCACAATTTCGCGTTCTACCAGAGCCGCAGCTGGCTGCCCTTCAATGGCGAAGTCTATTGCGAGCAGCCGGAGGGGCGGATTCGCTTCGATTACATGGCGCCTTACGTCTTCAACGTCGTCCGTGCGCCGACGCTCGGCACCATCGATCTGTGCGGTCTGCCGTGGTGAGCTTCGCGCGCGTCATTGCGCCGGCCACCGAGGCAAATGCACGCAGGCGGATAAGCCTTGGAATGTGATTCTCTTCAGCGTTGCACTATCCTGCTGGGCTGCTATGGAGGCGCCATCTTTTTCGGGGCTGTCTCCATGTTCAAACGATTCGCCATTTTCAAACGATTCAGCATTGTGTCCGTCCTCCTGGCCGCGCTGTCCGGCACGACGGCCGCGCATGCGCAGAGCGCTGACGCCAGCGGGACCTGGCTGACCCAGGCTGGCGATGCGCGCGTCAAGATCAGCAAATGCAGCGGCGGCATCTGCGGCGTCATCGTCTGGTTGAAGCAGCCCTACGACACCGCGACCGGCCAGCCGGCGACCGACAGCAAGAATCCCAATCCCGCGCTCGCCAAGCGTCCGATGATCGGCTTGCCGCTGTTCTCCGGCATGCAGCCTGCGGGCCCGAACAAATGGTCCGGCCAGATCTACAACGCCGATGACGGCAGCACCTATGCGAGCAACGTCACGGTGACGGGCGCCGAGACGCTGCGGGTCGAAGGCTGCGTCGGCGCGCTCTGCGGCGGCGAAACCTGGACGCGCGCGAGACACTAACGCCCGGCCACCATCGCCTTCAAGGCGGTCGCCGCCGCGGCGTACCCGCCGCGCGCGCCATCGATGAAGTGCACGTGGTCGCTGCGCAGCGCCGAAGGCGTGAAGCAGGTCATCATCGCGGCATCCTGCCGATAAAGCCCGTAGCGGACGATGCCGTCGCGGGCAGCGCCCGCCAGACGATCGCTCAAGGCGCTCTCGAGCTCCGGCGTGCAGTCGAGAATCATGCGCAGGCCGTCGTCATACTTGCGGAAGTCGGAGTTCTCGACCACCTGGCGCTTGTAGACTTTTGGCAGGAAGCCTCCGACCTTGATGTCGAAGCGCATCAGCAGATAGACGAAGAACGTATAGGCCAGCACACCGGCGCGACGCATGAGCAGCGGACCGTCGCGCCTGGTGCGGGCTTCGTAATCCAATCCCTGGGGCGGCCATTTCAGCGGCGGCCCCTGCGGCGGCACGGGCCGCCCCGCATCCGGGCTGCGCTCGAGGAGGTGGATGATGTCCTCGATGACCTTGCGGAACGCGAGCGGATCGGCGCCGGCGGCCGGCATCACCAGCACCGACAGGATCAGTCCGCGCGAGGCCGGCATCACCTCGAAGCGGCAGGACAGGCCCGAGAGATCGGGCTGCGCCCCCGACGGCGCCTCGGCAACGGCGAATTCGCCGCGCTTCATTGCGGCATCGGCGTAGGCGAGCCCGCCGCCGGAGAACATCGCATAGGACAGATTGGCCGATGGGCCGAAGCGCGCGACGCGCACGTCCTGCCCCTGCGCACGGATGGCGCTGACAGGCACCAGCGCCACGCGCATTTTCAGATCGAGATCCTCCCGCACCCATGTCGCAGTCGCGGCAAGCGCTTCGCGGGCAGCGTCGAGATCGCCAGGCGCGACCGCAAAGCTCGCGCCGTCGCCGCCGAACACGAAGGGAAATTCGCGTCCCTCCAGCGCATTCGTCACCGCCGCGATGACGGCGGCGCCGGCCATGTTCACCGCCTTGTAGCGCTGCGCCGCGATCGCCTTGGTGGAATCGACGATGTCGGCGACGCCGATGGACCAATCATCAGGCAGCGGTGAATAGAGCACCGGATCCATCAGGCTGGTGAAGCCGCGGAAGACGGGGATGCTGCCGTAGAAGGAATCGTCTGGTGTCATCGGGTGGTGCCGGACGGCTCGAACCGCGTTTGAGCGAGATACGGGGCAGGACCGGTCCGGGTTCGCCGGCTGCCATGCCCCTTTCGAAGTTCCGATCATTGGCTGAAACGGAGCCGGACAACAAGGTCGCGCCGCGCCGCAATGCCGCAGCTCGTCATTGATCGGCATCAAACAGCCGGCTGCCGATTGCGCTTACGGTTCACTATCTGAAATATTGCTTGGGATCATCGGCGTGTCTGACATCGGCAAGAGGGACCCGACCGCTCCCGTACGCCGGCGTACGGGGCTTGACGCGATCAGCGCGGTGAAGATGCCGGAAGGACTGACGGCGACGGTCGATGCCTGGGCCGAGGCCCACCAGCTGTCACGATCAGATGCGATCTGCAAGCTGGTCGAGCTCGGCCTGAAAATCGCTCCCGCGCCTGCACACACGACGGTCTCGGACGCCGCCAGAATCGAAGAGATCGCGGCGCATCAGATCGACCTGCTGCTCGATCCGGCCCTGCCCGCGGAGGAACGCGAACGACGGATCCGCCGCCTCACCGAAGGGCCGCCGGAATTCTCGCACGAGCGGATCGACCTGCCGAAGCCGCCCCGGACTTGAACGCCGATATCGCTAATGCAGCTTTTCGTCCTGGCGCTTGCGCAGCATCGCCATCGGCACGTCGTGACAGCCCACCAGCCGGACGAATTGCTGCGGATACATTTCGTGGCCGTGATCACCGGAGTTCTGATGCGACATCGGCCGGCAGTTGACGTCGCCGGACCTTGTGGGGGACTGGCCCGTGCGGCCCTGGTTTGAAGCGGTCATGCTTGAACTGGCCATGGACTGCTCCCTCTCGATTAGGGCAGATCGATTGACGTAACCCAACCGATTGCGGGACATGCTACGACCAAATCCGGTGGAATGCCATTGAGCCGGATCAACTTAATCGCAGCGGTCGAGTTCCGCTTAGGCCGTATTCCCCGCGTCGACCGTGAACACGGTGCCGGTGATGTTGCGGCCGCCCTCGCCGAGCAGATATTCCACCATGCGCGCGACGTCGTCGGTCTCCGGCAGACGGCGCAGCGCGCTGCGACCGGCGATGCGCTTGCGCCCCTCCTCGGAGAGAGTGTTCGTCAGCTCGGTGTCGATGAAACCAGGCGCGATCGCGTTCACGGTGATGCCGAGCTTGCCGACCTCGCGCGCGAGCGAACGGGTGAAGCCGGTCGCGGCCGCCTTCGTCGCGCCGTAGACGGACAGCCCGTTATAGCCGGTGGTCGCAATGATGGAGGAGATGTTGATGATGCGGCCGGCGCCGTCCGCCATCATCTGCCGCGCCACATATTTGGTGAGGATGATCGGCGACAGCACGTTGAGCTGCACCAGTGCCTCGATCTCCGAATTGTGCATGGTCGCGAGCAGGCCTTCGGTGCCGAGGCCTGCATTGTTGACGAGGCCGTAGATCGGCCCGAACTCGTCGCGCACGAGCTTCGCGAAAGCCGGGATCGCGTCGATCACGGCGAGATCGCAGGCGCGGAAATGCAGGCGTCCGTCGGAGACGGCAATCGCCGCCTTGAGCTCCTCGCTCTCGCGCCGGGCCGCGGCAATCACGTTGAAGCCGGCGCCCGCGAGGCGCCTGCCGATCGCAAGGCCAATACCGCGGCTGCCGCCGGTGACGAGAACATTATGCATCGGTGCGCGCCAATTTGCCGGCCGGGGTGACGTCGAGCGCCTCGACGAAGCGGATCACCGCCGGCACCTTGTGAGAGGCGAGCTGGGCGCGGCACTGCTCCAGGATCTGGTCGCGGATCTCCTTCGCGCGCGCCTGGTCGGTGCCGTCGGCGAGAACGACGTCGGCGACGACGATGCCGCCGGTGATCGGACTGCGCCGCGATTTCGCTCGCGACATCCGCACATCAGGATGACGGTTGATCGCCGCCTCGATCTCTTCAGGGTGGACCTTCAGCCCGCCGATATTGATGATGCCGCCGCGACGGCCGACGAAATAGTAGCGGTCACCGCGCAATTCGACGATATCGCCGCTGTCGACGAAGCCATCGTCATCGGCGAGCGCAGCCGCGTTACGGCCGATATAGGCATGCGCGGTGCGCGTCGAGCGAATCCGCAGCGAGCCGTCGACGACCTTCATCTCGACCCCATTGCGGTTGCCGAGATAGTCGGCCGGAAAACCCTCCAGCCCGTCATTGACCGCGAAGCCGACACCGGCCTCGGTCGAGGCATAGGCATGGCCGACGGAGGAATTTGGGAATGCCGCCTTCAGGCCGTCGAGCACCGCCTGGTCGGCGATCTCGCCGGAGAGACGGACATAGCGCGGGGCAAACCGCGCGGCCGATCCGCTCATCAACAGCTTGCGCCAGTGCGAGGGCGTACCGGAGATGTGGGAGACACCGCGCGCGTTCAGCCGCGCGACGTGATCGGCAAGGGCCTCATGCGGGTCCGACAGCACCATGGAGCCGCCGGAGAGGATGGCACGGAGGAAGATCTGCAAGCCGCCATAGCGCCTGATGTCATAGAACGTGGCCCAGACCGGCGCAGGGCCCTTCGATGGGCCTTCGGCGACGATGGCGCCGGTGAGCGCCTCCAGCGTATGGCCGACGATCTTGGGCACGCCCGACGTGCCCGAGGTGAGCATCAGCCATTCGGTCGCGCGTTCGGTCCTGGCGGGCGCGGTGGCCTGAAGCGGCAATTGCGCGGTGACGACCAGCGACATGCCGGTCCCAGACCAACGATCGGGCTCGTCGGTGACGACGGCATCGATCCCGGCATCCGCGATCAGCGCGTCCAGATGCGCGGGATTGAGGTCCGGCGGGCACAGCAGCATGCGACGGACAATGCCGTCGAGCTCGATCATGGCGAGGCCAGACCTGAGCTGGTCGGATAGCTTGAGCAGGACGGCCCGACCGGACAGCTCGCGCAGGCGGCCGCCAAGCACGGTCTGCGACAGGATGTCGGTGAGCGACAGGACATCGTACGCATCCGACAGCGTTCGGCCCTTCAGCTCCGCGCCGAGATGGTCGCGGAGCGCAAAGATTTCACGCGGGGACATTTTCGTAGGCCCGCACGAAATCGCCCACGGTGGCGGGGAACGCTGCGTCCTCGGAAATGGTAAACGGGTCGACGCCGGTCTCGTCCTCGAGACGCGCGACCAGGATCGCGAAGGCGAGCGAATCGAAGCCCGTCTCGTGCAGCGACAGATCATCCGAGAGTGCGGGAAGCGTGACGTGCTGCTCTTTGGCGATCTGCTTGATCGCTTCGATGACCTTTGACCGTACCGACATGGCTGTTCGCCTCTTGTTTAGTTAATCAAACGTTTGTCTTGCGGCGGCTCTGAGATGACCGCCTCCCATGGCCGTCTGTTTACCCGACAGAAGTAAATGGCCTCTTGGACAATTCAGATAAAATTGGACCTATCTGCCGATTTTGCTGCGGCTACAGCCTGATCGTGCCGTCCGCGATCCGCGCGAATGTCCCGGAATCGAGTGCGGCATAGGCCCCCGATTTCGGCTCCAGCATGAACAGCGGATCCGTCACCACGGCCGGGTCAAAACCTTCCCGCGCGAGCTCGCCCTTCTTCTGCTTGAACGTCTCGGTCGCATCCAGCTCGCGCGAGATGCGGATGAAGATCGGATGGGCATAGGCCGGCAGGCGTCGCGCGAGATGCGCGGGCAGCCCCGCGATCTCGAACCCTTCGTTGACGACGATGGCACTCATGCCGGCGCGGCCATCAGTGCCGGGGACGCTGACACCATAGGTGGTGGCATCGACCACACCGGTGAAATCGCGCACGGCGTCGTTGACCTCCGACGTCGCGACGTTCTCGCCCTTCCAGCGGAACGTATCGCCGATGCGATCGACGAAATGGAAGAAGCCCTTGTCGTCGAGCTGCATCAGATCGCCGGTGCGGAACCAGGCATCGCCCTTGGCGAAGACATCGCGCAGGATCTTCCTCTCCGTCTCGCCGGCGTCGGTATAGCCCTCGAAGCGGCCGCCGCCCTCGTCCGCCCTGCCGATGCGGCCGATGGCCTCACCCGCCTCGCCGCGGGCGCAGGGGATGCAAAAACCCTCGTCATTGCGCAGCGGCGCGCCGCTGTCGGGATCGAGCTTGACGAGGCCCGCAGGAAAGCGATGCGCAAGCAGCGGCGGGACGCGGCCGATCGCGCCTGGCTGGCCCTCGACGTTGAACAGCGAGAAATTGCCTTCGGTCGCGGCATAGAATTCGAGGATGCGGGGAATGGCGAAGCGCGCCTGAAAGTCTTTCCAGATGTCGCCGCGCAGACCGTTGCCGCACGCGAGCCGCAGCTGGTGGCGGTTCTCGTATTCCGACGGCGGCGCCTTGAGCAGATAGCGGCATAGCTCGCCGATATACTGGAACAGCGTGCAATCGTGGCGCACGATGTCGGACCAGAAGTTCGAGGCCGAGAATTTTCCCGCGATCACCACCGCGCCGCCGGCGGCCAGCATGCTGCACGGGGCAACGACGCCGCCGACCGAGTGGAACAGCGGCAGGCAATCATACAGCCGATCCTGCGGCGTCGCGCCGGTAAGGCCGGCGAACCAGAACCCCCAGTTCAGGATGCGGCGATGGCTGATGCTGGCAGCCTTGGGCAGGCCGGTCGTACCCGAGGTATAGATCAGCAGCGCGCGATCATCGATGGTGACGTCGCCATGCTCGTCCGGCGACAGCGGTCCGTCATCAAGCGCGGCCAATGCAACATCGATTGCGCGCTCGCTGCGGGCATCGCCATGAGTCCAGACCTTGGCTTCCGTCTTCAGATGCGGCCTTGCGCTCTCCAGCGTCGCCGCGAGCTCATGCGCAACGATGATATGCGAGGGCTTGGCGACGTCGAGACAATGCGCGAGAGATTTGCCGACGAGCTTGGTATTGATCAACGCCACCACGCCGCCGATGCGGCTGATGCCGAGCCAGGCTGCGACATAGTCCAGGCCGTTCGGCATGATCAGGCCGACGGTATCGCCTTTGGCGAGGCCGACCGAGCGCGCCCAGCGCGCATAGCGGCGGATGCGCTTCGACAAGCCCTCGTAGTCGAGTGTTGCGTCATCCATCACCAGCGCGAGGCGGTCGGGCTGGCGTCGTGCCCAATCCTCGATCACGTCGGCGAACAGACGGCCCGGCAGCGTCTCGATCCGCGCGGTCAATTCGATCGCCTTCAGCCAGATTTTCGAGGCCGAGGGTGCGCGCGCGGCTTGGGGTTGCTCGATGACGCCGATGGTCATGCGGTTCATTCTTTCGGACGGTATCTGCTTGTGCCGGCAGCTTAGCCCGCACGCCCTGCCCAGGTGTTAAGAGACAAGGTAAAAGCCGATCAGCGCGCGATTAACTCTAGTCATCCTTTACCAAGTCGATGGGAACGGCGTGCGGCCAAGCGTAATTCTTGCGATAGCAATTCCAGTCATTCGGGCGCGCTATGCGGCCCTCTCGCCTCGCGCGAAATGAACTGGAGGCCACGATGATTACCAGGCGACATTTCCTTCAGACCGCAGCATGTGCCGCGGCGGCGCTCGCAGCGCCTCGCGCCTTTGCGATCGGCAACCCGTCCTATCCGTCGCGCAGCGTGAAATGGGTGGTGCCGTATGCGCCCGGTGGGGCCACCGACCTGCTGTCGCGGTTGATCTGCCAGCGCCTGTCCGAACGACTCGGGCAGACCTTCGTGGTCGAGAACAAGCCCGGCGCCGGCAGCAATATCGGCACGCAGGCGGTCATTACGTCCGCGCCGGACGGCTACACGCTGCTGCTGACCTCGACCGCAAATGCGATCAACGCCTCGTTCGATCCGGCGCTGCCCTATGACTTTGCCAAGGGCATCGCGCCGGTCGCCGGCGTCGCGCGGATTCCGCTGGTGCTGGTCGTCAACAACGATCTGCCGGTGAAGAGCGTCGCCGACTTCATCGCCTACGCCAAGTCCAATCCCGGCAAGATGTCGATCGCCTCTTCCGGCATCGGCACCTCGCTGCATCTCTCCGGCGAGCTGTTCAAATCGATGGCGGGCGTGCAGTTCACCCATGTGCCGTATCGCGGCTCTGCGCCGGGCCTCACCGACGTGATGAGCGGCCAGATCCAGGGCATGTTCGACAACGTCACTTCGTCCTTCGAGCTGGTGCGCGCCGGCAAGCTGCGCGCGCTCGGCATCACCACGCGCGAGCGCTCGGAGATCCTGCCTGATGTGCCGCCGATCGCGGACACGCTGCCCGGCTACGAGACATCCTCGTTCTACGGGGTCGGTGCGCCCTACGATACGCCGCGCGAGATCATCGATCTCCTCAATCGCGAGGTCGACACGGCCTTGTCAGATCCCGGGATCAAGGCGCGCATCGCAGAGCTCGGAGCGATCCCGCTGCACGGCAATGCCGGCGAGTTCGGCGGCATGCTCACTGCCGAAACCGAGCGCTGGCGCAAAGTGGTCGAGCTGTCCGGAATCAAGAAGGAATAGCTTGCGGCCATCTCGGCATTAGCGGCTTCGCCGATGGCGGGGGCGCGGTGGCGGCAGGTTGACCGGGTAATAAGGATTGAGGTCGCAGGTTGCGGCCTGACCGTCAGCCGTCGCACGGCACTGCGGCAGCGATGTGAAGGAGCAGTCATACCACTCCCCGCCGCCGCCGCTCGCGCCGGTATAGACGTGCATGCAAACGGGATAGCTTGGGTCAAATGTCTGGGCCTGCGACGGAGCGGCTGCAAGCCATGCACCGGCCGTCACGATCAGGCCGAAGGTCAAGCGCGTGATCTTCATTGAAACTCGCATCGTAGACCGTCAGTGCACTTTCTTGTGACGTTTGGCCGGCACGGGCGGCTGATCGAAAGCATAGTAGGGATTGAGATCGCAGCTCGCGGCGCGGCCCGAAGCGGTGGCGCGGCACTGCGGCAGCGAGGTGAAGGAGCAGTCGAAATAATCGCCGCCACCGCCGGTGAAACCGCCGGGCGTGTAGACATGCATGCAGACCGGATAGCGCGGATCATAAGTCTGCGCGCCGGCATCTGCCGCGACGAACAGCGTGGCAATCGCGGTAAGGGTCAGGAGAGACAAACGCATCGGACATATCCTCGAATCGGTAGCAGCAGCACGCGTTATGCCATTTCGATATGGCACAACAGCGCGGAAGAAGCGATCGTTCCTATTAATACCTCTCCCGCTTGTGACGCGCAGCAAAAACGATGGGACACAACGCCGTAACGATCTGAAACGGCGAAGACGCACTGGACCCGGCCTGCATTGAACGCATATCTCGCGACACCCATCGTTCGACCAAGGTCGCAAGCGATGGGCGCACGAAACCGTTCGCTGGACCGGGCGAACGGATTAGTCTTCGGACCACAGCGCCGGCCCCGGACCGATGATGTTCCGGAGCAATCAACAAACAATATGGGCTGAAGGAAACGCACATTCGCCGCTCGGGCTCTTGAGCGCGGCTCCGCCGTTGGTGGAGGAAGATGCGTCGGCGGCCTGTGGTCTCAGGGCATGCAAGAGAGCATCTCGTCTCCGTTCATCCGCTATCCGATCGGCACCTCGCTGCTGATGGCCGGCATCCTGTTCGTAGGTCTCGTCGCCTATCCTCTGCTGCCGGTTGCACCGCTGCCGCAGGTCGACTTTCCGACCATCCAGATCTCCGCCTCGCTTCCCGGCGGCAGCCCCGAAACCATGGCGTCCTCCGTGGCGCAGCCGCTCGAGCGCCAGCTCGCACAGATCCCCGGCATCACGCAGATGACCTCGACGAGCTCGCTCGGCTCGGCCTCGATCACCCTCCAGTTCGATCTGAACCGCCTGATCGACGCGGCCGCCAACGACGTGCAGGCTGCGATCAACGCCGCCAGCGGGCAACTGCCGAAGAACCTGCCGTCTCCGCCGACTTACCGGAAGGTCAATCCGGCGGACTCGCCGATCATGATCCTGTCGGCGACCTCCGATACGCTGCCGCTGACCACCGTCAGCGACCGCACCGACGCCCAGCTCGCACAGCAGATCAGCCAGATCCCCGGCGTCGCCCAGGTGTTCGTCGGCGGACAGCAGAAGCCTTCGGTGCGCATCCAGGTCGATCCGACCAAGCTGGTCGCCAAGGGTCTGTCGCTGGAGGACGTACGCAGCCAGATCGCGATCGCGACCACGGACAGCCCGAAGGGCAGTATCGACGGCGCGAAGCGCGCCTATACCGTCTACGCCAACGACCAGCTGCTCGAGGCGAGCCAGTGGCAGGACGTCATCGTGGCCTATCGCGGCGGCGCACCTTTGCGGGTTCGCGACATCGGCAAAGCCGTGTCGGGACCGGAGGATTTGAAGACCGCGGCCTGGGCCGACGGCAAGCGCGGCGTGTTCCTGGTCATCTTCAAGCAACCCGGCGCCAACGTCATCGAGACGGTCGACCGCATCAAGCAGAAGCTGCCGCGGCTGATTGCGGCGATCCCGCCGGCGATCAACATCAAGATCATCAGCGACCGCACCATCACCATCCGCGCGGCGGTCGATGACGTTCAGATCACGCTCATGATCACCATTGCGCTGGTGGTGATGGTGATCTTCGTCTTCCTGCGCAGCTTCTGGGCCACGATCATCCCGAGCATCACGGTGCCGCTGGCGTTGCTCGGGGCCTGCTCGCTAATGTGGGTGTTCGGCTACTCCCTGGACAATCTGTCGCTGATGGCGCTGACCATCGCGGTCGGCTTCGTGGTCGACGACGCCATCGTGATGCTGGAGAACATCACGCGCTATGTCGAACGGGGCGAAAACCCTGTCACCGCCGCCTACAAGGGCGCGGCCGAGATCGGCTTCACCATCGTCTCCATCAGCATCTCGCTCGTCGCCGTGCTGATTCCCCTGCTGCTGATGGGCGGCATCATCGGCCGGCTGTTCCGTGAATTTGCCGTGACACTGTCGATGGCGATCTTCGTCTCGCTCGTGGTGTCGCTGAGCCTGACGCCGATGATGGCCTCGCGTTTCCTGCGCTCCGACCACGAAGTCCGCCACGGCCGCTTCTACCAATGGAGCGAACGGTTGTTCGAGCGCCTGCTTGGCGACTATGAGCGCGGGCTCGACCTCGCGCTTCGGCATAGTCTCGTCACGCTCTTCATCTTCTTCGCCACCGTTGCACTGTCGGCACTGTTGTTCATCCTGATCCCAAAAGGTTTCTTCCCGCAACAGGACAACGGCTTTCTCACCGCCGTGTCGGAGATGCCCCAGGACATCTCCTTCGCCGAGATGAAGCGACGGCAGGAGGAGCTCAATGCGATCGTACAAGCTGATCCTGCCGTTGATTCCATCGCGATGTTCATCGGCGGCGGCGGGACGGCGCTGAACTCCGGACGCATGTACGTCACGCTGAAGCCGATCGGGGAGCGCGACGCCAATGCGCAACAGATCATCGCGCGGCTACGGCCAAAGCTCGCCCAGGTCGAGGGCGCACGTCTCTACATGCAGGCTTCGCAGGACGTGCGGCTCGGCGGCCGCGCGACCCGCACCCAGTTCGAGTTCACGCTTCAGGACGCCAATCTTTCCGAGCTGGACACCTGGGCGCCGAGGATCCTGACGGAGATGAAAGGCCTGCCGGAGCTTCGCGACGTCGCCACGGACCAGCAGACCGAGGGCACGACGCTGCAGCTCACGATCAATCGCGACACGGCCGCACGCTACGGTATCCAGCCGCAGCTGATCGACGATACGCTCTATGATGCCTTCGGCCAGCGCCAGGTGGCGCAATACTTCACGCAGACCAACAGCTATCACGTGGTGCTCGAGATCACGCCGGCATTGCAAGGCAAGCTCGAGACGCTCGACAAGCTCTATGTCAAATCGCCGCTGACGGGCGACGAGGTCCCGCTCTCTGTGATCTGCAGCTGGAATAACGAGCCTGTCAGGCCGCTGGCGATCGCGCACCAGAGCCAGTTCCCGGCGGTGACGATCAGCTTCAACCTCGCCGAGGGCATCGCGCTCGGGCAGGCAACCGCCGCCGTGATGCGCGCGGCCGGCGAGATGGGCGCGCCACCAACGCTGTCTATGAGCTTCCAGGGGACCGCGCAGGCGTTCCAGCAGTCGCTC encodes:
- a CDS encoding DUF3095 domain-containing protein, which translates into the protein MTPDDSFYGSIPVFRGFTSLMDPVLYSPLPDDWSIGVADIVDSTKAIAAQRYKAVNMAGAAVIAAVTNALEGREFPFVFGGDGASFAVAPGDLDAAREALAATATWVREDLDLKMRVALVPVSAIRAQGQDVRVARFGPSANLSYAMFSGGGLAYADAAMKRGEFAVAEAPSGAQPDLSGLSCRFEVMPASRGLILSVLVMPAAGADPLAFRKVIEDIIHLLERSPDAGRPVPPQGPPLKWPPQGLDYEARTRRDGPLLMRRAGVLAYTFFVYLLMRFDIKVGGFLPKVYKRQVVENSDFRKYDDGLRMILDCTPELESALSDRLAGAARDGIVRYGLYRQDAAMMTCFTPSALRSDHVHFIDGARGGYAAAATALKAMVAGR
- a CDS encoding superoxide dismutase, encoding MTFTLPPLPYAYDALGQFMSKETLEFHHDKHHQAYVTNGNNALKGTEWEGKSLEEIVKGSFGKNPAVFNNAGQHYNHIHFWSWMKPNGGGTKLPGKLEKKINEDLGGFEKFKTDFQAAGVGQFGSGWCWLQVKNGKLEISKTPNGENPLVHDATPILGCDVWEHSYYIDYRNRRPDYLKAFVENLVNWEYVESLFEKA
- a CDS encoding GNAT family N-acetyltransferase encodes the protein MSIEIDILNGDASWRIAEPLHQAVWGPDMIAGKPWAHVKWANADLRVLIETPEDGLVCHVGIYFRTITWNGQKLHVGGIGGVCTREDRRNRGYATMAIDAAVHTMRANEAVRFAILFCEPHNFAFYQSRSWLPFNGEVYCEQPEGRIRFDYMAPYVFNVVRAPTLGTIDLCGLPW
- a CDS encoding class I adenylate-forming enzyme family protein; the protein is MSPREIFALRDHLGAELKGRTLSDAYDVLSLTDILSQTVLGGRLRELSGRAVLLKLSDQLRSGLAMIELDGIVRRMLLCPPDLNPAHLDALIADAGIDAVVTDEPDRWSGTGMSLVVTAQLPLQATAPARTERATEWLMLTSGTSGVPKIVGHTLEALTGAIVAEGPSKGPAPVWATFYDIRRYGGLQIFLRAILSGGSMVLSDPHEALADHVARLNARGVSHISGTPSHWRKLLMSGSAARFAPRYVRLSGEIADQAVLDGLKAAFPNSSVGHAYASTEAGVGFAVNDGLEGFPADYLGNRNGVEMKVVDGSLRIRSTRTAHAYIGRNAAALADDDGFVDSGDIVELRGDRYYFVGRRGGIINIGGLKVHPEEIEAAINRHPDVRMSRAKSRRSPITGGIVVADVVLADGTDQARAKEIRDQILEQCRAQLASHKVPAVIRFVEALDVTPAGKLARTDA
- a CDS encoding acyl carrier protein, whose product is MSVRSKVIEAIKQIAKEQHVTLPALSDDLSLHETGFDSLAFAILVARLEDETGVDPFTISEDAAFPATVGDFVRAYENVPA
- a CDS encoding DUF2147 domain-containing protein; its protein translation is MFKRFAIFKRFSIVSVLLAALSGTTAAHAQSADASGTWLTQAGDARVKISKCSGGICGVIVWLKQPYDTATGQPATDSKNPNPALAKRPMIGLPLFSGMQPAGPNKWSGQIYNADDGSTYASNVTVTGAETLRVEGCVGALCGGETWTRARH
- a CDS encoding SDR family NAD(P)-dependent oxidoreductase, with the protein product MHNVLVTGGSRGIGLAIGRRLAGAGFNVIAAARRESEELKAAIAVSDGRLHFRACDLAVIDAIPAFAKLVRDEFGPIYGLVNNAGLGTEGLLATMHNSEIEALVQLNVLSPIILTKYVARQMMADGAGRIINISSIIATTGYNGLSVYGATKAAATGFTRSLAREVGKLGITVNAIAPGFIDTELTNTLSEEGRKRIAGRSALRRLPETDDVARMVEYLLGEGGRNITGTVFTVDAGNTA